One segment of Segatella copri DNA contains the following:
- a CDS encoding IS982 family transposase — protein sequence MEITKDKVTELFCIIDEFYKVFDAENAGKLLLGEDGVKRRRRKASLSDSEIMTILLYFHFGSFRNFKHYYLFFIRGTLKSYFPNAVSYNRFVELESRVFFPLMFFLNLRAFGRCTGITFVDSTMIPICHNLRRYANKVFKGIATNGKGTMGWCHGFKLHLACNDRGEIIAFVLTGANVSDKDPTVFDVLAKRLYGKLFADKGYISQKLFDSLFEEGIQLVTGLRVNMKNKLMPFYDKMMLRKRYIIETINDLLKNTAQIVHSRHRSVANFIINIISALGAYCFFDNKPKALTGYVIEDTKQLSLF from the coding sequence ATGGAGATTACCAAGGACAAAGTTACAGAATTATTTTGTATTATTGATGAATTTTACAAAGTTTTTGATGCTGAAAATGCAGGAAAATTGCTTTTGGGTGAAGATGGAGTAAAGCGCAGACGACGTAAAGCCTCTTTATCTGATAGTGAAATCATGACGATTTTGCTGTATTTCCATTTCGGCTCGTTCCGAAACTTCAAGCATTATTACCTATTCTTTATTAGAGGAACTTTGAAGTCATATTTTCCAAATGCGGTGTCTTATAACCGTTTTGTAGAACTTGAAAGTCGCGTATTCTTCCCTCTCATGTTCTTCCTGAATCTCCGTGCTTTTGGCAGATGTACAGGTATAACCTTTGTTGATTCAACCATGATACCAATATGCCACAATCTCAGGCGTTATGCCAACAAAGTGTTCAAAGGCATTGCCACAAACGGAAAGGGAACAATGGGATGGTGTCATGGGTTCAAGCTACATCTGGCTTGTAATGATAGAGGTGAGATAATTGCTTTTGTTCTCACTGGTGCAAACGTTAGCGACAAAGATCCAACGGTATTCGATGTGTTGGCTAAACGTCTGTATGGTAAGCTGTTTGCAGATAAAGGCTATATCTCGCAAAAACTCTTCGATTCGCTTTTTGAGGAAGGCATCCAGTTGGTAACAGGACTGAGAGTGAACATGAAGAACAAACTAATGCCGTTCTATGACAAGATGATGCTACGTAAAAGATACATCATTGAAACGATTAATGACCTGTTGAAAAATACGGCTCAGATAGTACATTCACGTCACAGGTCTGTTGCGAATTTCATCATAAATATTATTTCTGCATTAGGGGCATACTGTTTCTTTGACAACAAGCCCAAGGCACTTACTGGATACGTTATCGAAGATACGAAACAGCTTAGTCTTTTCTAA
- a CDS encoding Cof-type HAD-IIB family hydrolase has translation MNHLPYRAIALDLDGTLTNHDKVVTPKTREALLQAEAEGVVIILASGRPTYGIEPVAECLELDKRGGYILSYNGGNIVNAKTGEKLFTQFLPDEVIPILYRYAKEKNHALLGYAGNEIITEMPDDQYVKEESRINKMNIRKVENLFEALEPHPTKLLMTGDPADMLKAENELSEILGDRMDIFRSAPFFLELVPKGIDKAKSLLRLLSKINLTPADMIAFGDGYNDLSMLKLAGMGVAMQNAAPEVRAEADYITLSNEEDGVAAALEHFCKKDF, from the coding sequence ATGAATCATCTTCCATACCGTGCCATCGCCCTTGATCTGGATGGCACCCTGACCAACCACGACAAGGTGGTTACCCCGAAAACCCGCGAAGCGCTGCTCCAGGCAGAAGCCGAGGGTGTTGTTATCATCCTTGCTTCAGGCAGACCGACCTACGGCATCGAACCGGTGGCAGAATGTCTGGAACTGGATAAGCGAGGCGGATACATCCTATCTTATAATGGCGGCAACATCGTGAATGCCAAGACTGGCGAAAAACTCTTCACCCAGTTCCTGCCTGATGAGGTGATACCTATATTATATAGGTATGCGAAGGAGAAAAATCATGCCCTGCTGGGATATGCCGGCAACGAGATTATCACCGAGATGCCCGACGATCAGTATGTGAAGGAAGAATCGCGCATCAACAAGATGAACATCCGAAAGGTAGAAAACCTGTTCGAAGCCCTGGAGCCTCACCCAACCAAGCTCCTCATGACAGGCGACCCGGCAGATATGCTCAAGGCAGAAAACGAGCTTTCTGAGATTCTGGGCGACAGGATGGACATCTTCCGTTCAGCCCCATTCTTCCTGGAACTGGTTCCTAAAGGAATCGACAAGGCTAAGTCCCTGCTCCGCCTTCTGTCGAAAATCAATCTCACCCCAGCCGATATGATTGCTTTCGGAGATGGCTACAACGACCTGAGCATGCTGAAACTGGCAGGCATGGGTGTAGCCATGCAGAATGCAGCACCTGAGGTTAGAGCCGAAGCCGACTACATCACGCTTTCCAATGAAGAAGATGGCGTAGCTGCTGCTTTGGAACATTTCTGTAAAAAGGATTTTTAA
- a CDS encoding RNA polymerase sigma factor, whose protein sequence is MTENEFIHIVPQLRQITLQISQGYGVGCDEAEDIAQDAMLKLWAIKDDIQSAAHAKGSMGCIAKHLCIDFFRKRKMISIDAQPFDKSPSHYAPPDVEVENSENELWLQKRLKALPSNQYQVLYLRQVEKKSFEEIAQIVGITPESVSVLLSRARKQMLQEIRKRCR, encoded by the coding sequence ATGACAGAGAATGAATTCATCCATATCGTTCCGCAGTTGCGGCAGATAACCTTGCAGATCAGTCAAGGTTATGGTGTTGGCTGCGATGAGGCTGAGGATATCGCACAGGATGCGATGCTCAAGCTCTGGGCTATCAAGGATGATATTCAGTCTGCTGCTCATGCCAAAGGTTCGATGGGTTGCATCGCCAAGCATCTTTGCATCGACTTCTTTCGCAAGCGGAAGATGATTTCGATAGATGCCCAGCCTTTCGATAAGTCGCCTAGCCACTATGCGCCGCCCGATGTGGAAGTGGAAAACTCGGAGAACGAGCTGTGGCTGCAAAAACGCCTCAAGGCTTTGCCCTCCAACCAATATCAGGTGCTTTATCTGCGACAGGTAGAGAAGAAAAGCTTTGAGGAAATAGCGCAAATCGTGGGCATCACCCCTGAATCTGTATCTGTCTTGCTTTCGAGGGCAAGAAAGCAGATGTTGCAGGAAATCAGAAAAAGATGTCGATAG
- the ilvA gene encoding threonine ammonia-lyase: MLQLDNFYKARFVLSKVIRKTELVHTPRINPESDVYLKPECLQKTGSFKIRGAYYKISQLTDEEKAKGVIACSAGNHAQGVALGATAMGVKSLICLPEGAPISKVEATKRLGAEVCLVPGVYDDAYQKALELKDEHGYTFVHPFDDENVIAGQGTIGLEIIDQLPDVEAVVVPVGGGGLISGVAFAIKSLNPHVKVYGVQAEGAASMVQSLHDHKQEKLPSVATVADGIAVKEPGKITFETCSNYVDEIVTVSEDEICAAILKLIESEKMVAEGAGAASVAAVMYNKVPVKGKKTICVVSGGNIDVTILNRVITRGLAKSGRLCTIEMELDDKPGELVEVCSVIAGLGGNITGVHHDRSANRNKVNACVLRLTMETRDEEHVREIKEALESKGFHLWIV, from the coding sequence ATGTTACAACTTGACAATTTCTATAAGGCTCGCTTCGTGCTGAGCAAGGTAATAAGAAAGACTGAGCTGGTTCACACGCCAAGAATCAACCCAGAGAGTGATGTTTATTTGAAACCAGAGTGCCTGCAGAAGACCGGTTCGTTCAAGATTCGTGGTGCTTACTATAAGATTTCACAACTCACCGATGAAGAAAAGGCAAAGGGTGTGATAGCCTGTTCTGCGGGCAACCATGCACAGGGTGTAGCGCTGGGAGCTACAGCCATGGGCGTCAAGAGCCTCATCTGTCTGCCTGAAGGTGCTCCTATTAGTAAGGTGGAAGCCACCAAGCGTCTCGGTGCAGAGGTATGTCTGGTCCCTGGCGTTTACGATGATGCCTACCAGAAGGCACTGGAACTGAAAGATGAGCATGGCTACACCTTCGTTCATCCTTTCGATGATGAGAATGTCATCGCCGGGCAGGGCACCATCGGATTGGAAATTATCGACCAGCTGCCTGATGTAGAGGCTGTAGTAGTACCTGTTGGCGGCGGCGGTCTGATTTCGGGTGTGGCTTTCGCCATCAAATCGTTGAATCCGCATGTAAAGGTATATGGTGTTCAGGCTGAAGGAGCAGCAAGTATGGTACAGAGTCTGCACGATCACAAACAGGAGAAGTTGCCTTCTGTAGCAACCGTAGCCGATGGTATTGCCGTAAAGGAACCGGGCAAGATTACCTTTGAAACCTGCTCCAACTATGTTGACGAAATCGTAACCGTGAGCGAGGATGAGATCTGTGCAGCCATCCTGAAACTCATAGAGAGCGAGAAGATGGTAGCCGAAGGTGCCGGTGCGGCCAGCGTGGCAGCCGTGATGTACAACAAGGTTCCGGTGAAGGGCAAGAAAACCATCTGCGTGGTAAGCGGCGGTAATATCGACGTAACCATCCTGAACCGCGTCATCACCCGTGGTCTTGCCAAGAGCGGCCGTCTCTGCACCATCGAGATGGAGCTGGATGACAAACCGGGCGAATTGGTAGAGGTTTGCTCTGTCATCGCCGGATTGGGTGGCAACATCACCGGTGTTCACCACGACCGTTCTGCCAACCGCAACAAGGTGAATGCCTGCGTGCTCCGCCTCACCATGGAGACTCGCGACGAGGAACACGTAAGAGAAATCAAGGAGGCTTTGGAATCAAAGGGATTCCATCTCTGGATAGTATAA
- a CDS encoding glycoside hydrolase family 127 protein, translating into MKRLISAVLLSAAVVVPTMAKNAKTLGNGYPFTQVPFTSVKISQNTFWGARLKAAREVTVPLAFSKCESEHRYKNFEMAAYTLQHPNHPGLDTKEWDVSKFMGFSFDDTDVYKTIEGASYILQTYPNKKLKAYIDSVLDVVAAAQEPDGYLYTARTINPKHPHQWSGNKRWVKDEEASHELYNLGHMVDAACAHYQATGSTKFLNIAKRYADCVVKEVGPNPGQTTIVPGHQIAEMALARLYTLTGEKKYLDEAKYLLDYRGKTHIRNPYSQSQAPILEQKEAVGHAVRAGYMYAGIADVAALTKDSAYMKVIDRIFENIVGKKYYLTGGVGARHDGEAFGDNYELPNMTAYNETCAAISMVYLFERMFLLHGESKYIDCLERSLYNGVISGMSMDGGRFFYPNPLSSDGKYAFNADGNTIRQPWFGCACCPSNLCRFIPSVPGYLYGVKDNNIYVNLFAGNISTIKVNGKDVVLEETTEYPWNGDIKIAVKKSGVKNANLLVRIPGWVRNQVVPSDLYKYSDAEKPAYTVTVNGKAVEADLDANKGYLPVKNIKKGDVIRIHFDMPIRTVVANDKVADDKGKVAVERGPLVYCAEAVDNSNEPVLHAVMPEKPSFTLVDNYSIQNTETKGAPAFTVKAIVTSPAHIIYQKKEDVVAVDCTPLTLIPYYAWNHRGANQMNVWFYQGLSFMDK; encoded by the coding sequence ATGAAGAGATTAATTTCAGCAGTATTGCTTTCGGCAGCCGTAGTTGTGCCAACCATGGCGAAGAATGCGAAGACATTGGGCAATGGTTATCCATTTACTCAGGTTCCTTTCACCAGTGTGAAGATTTCACAGAATACTTTCTGGGGTGCCCGACTGAAGGCAGCCCGAGAGGTAACCGTGCCATTGGCTTTCAGCAAGTGTGAGAGCGAGCACCGTTACAAGAACTTCGAGATGGCTGCCTATACCTTGCAGCATCCTAACCACCCGGGTTTGGATACCAAGGAGTGGGATGTGAGCAAGTTCATGGGCTTCTCTTTCGATGATACCGATGTTTATAAGACCATCGAAGGTGCCAGCTACATCCTCCAGACTTATCCGAACAAGAAGTTGAAGGCTTACATCGACAGCGTGCTCGATGTAGTAGCTGCGGCACAGGAGCCAGATGGCTATCTCTATACCGCCCGTACAATCAACCCAAAGCATCCACACCAGTGGTCGGGAAATAAGCGTTGGGTCAAGGACGAGGAGGCGAGTCACGAGCTTTACAACCTCGGTCACATGGTAGATGCAGCCTGTGCTCACTATCAGGCTACGGGTAGCACCAAGTTTCTGAACATCGCCAAGCGCTATGCCGATTGCGTGGTAAAGGAGGTGGGACCTAATCCAGGACAGACTACCATCGTTCCTGGTCATCAGATTGCAGAGATGGCTTTGGCTCGTCTCTATACCTTGACCGGTGAAAAGAAGTATCTGGATGAGGCTAAGTATCTGCTCGACTATCGTGGCAAGACTCATATCCGCAACCCATATTCTCAGAGCCAGGCTCCTATCCTGGAGCAGAAAGAGGCGGTAGGTCATGCGGTGCGTGCCGGCTATATGTATGCCGGTATTGCTGATGTGGCTGCCCTGACCAAGGATTCTGCCTATATGAAGGTCATCGACCGCATTTTCGAAAACATCGTTGGCAAGAAATACTATCTTACGGGTGGTGTAGGTGCCCGCCATGACGGTGAGGCATTTGGTGATAACTATGAGTTGCCAAACATGACTGCCTACAACGAGACCTGTGCAGCCATCTCTATGGTTTACCTCTTCGAACGTATGTTCCTGCTTCACGGCGAGAGCAAGTATATCGACTGTTTGGAGCGTAGTCTGTATAATGGTGTCATCTCGGGTATGAGCATGGATGGTGGTAGATTCTTCTATCCAAACCCATTGTCTAGCGATGGCAAGTATGCCTTCAATGCCGATGGCAACACCATCCGCCAGCCTTGGTTCGGATGTGCCTGCTGCCCAAGTAACTTGTGCCGCTTCATCCCTTCTGTTCCGGGTTATCTCTATGGCGTGAAGGACAACAATATCTATGTGAATCTCTTTGCCGGTAATATATCTACCATCAAGGTGAATGGCAAGGATGTGGTTCTGGAGGAGACTACCGAGTATCCTTGGAACGGCGATATCAAGATTGCTGTGAAGAAGAGCGGTGTGAAGAATGCCAACCTCCTGGTCCGTATTCCTGGATGGGTTCGCAACCAAGTGGTGCCTAGCGATCTTTACAAGTATAGCGATGCAGAGAAGCCTGCTTACACAGTAACCGTAAACGGCAAGGCTGTAGAGGCTGATCTCGATGCCAACAAGGGTTATCTCCCTGTCAAGAACATCAAGAAGGGCGATGTCATCCGCATCCATTTTGATATGCCTATCCGTACAGTTGTAGCTAACGATAAGGTAGCTGATGATAAGGGCAAGGTTGCCGTAGAGCGTGGTCCATTGGTATATTGCGCTGAGGCTGTGGATAATAGCAATGAACCTGTGCTCCATGCCGTTATGCCAGAGAAGCCAAGCTTCACTCTCGTTGACAACTACAGCATTCAGAACACGGAGACCAAGGGAGCCCCAGCCTTCACCGTAAAGGCTATCGTTACCTCTCCTGCCCATATTATCTACCAGAAGAAGGAGGATGTGGTCGCTGTAGATTGCACCCCTCTCACCTTGATTCCTTACTATGCCTGGAATCATCGTGGTGCCAACCAGATGAATGTCTGGTTCTATCAGGGCTTGTCGTTTATGGATAAGTAA
- a CDS encoding glycoside hydrolase family 3 C-terminal domain-containing protein, whose translation MKQLLVSSCVLFSATFVVQAQNPKLGVSPIQDVINAMTLDEKIQLVVGSTGKYESQMEATIGNQGQLVQGAAGQVNGIERLGIPATVVADGPAGLRIDPKRKNTDKTFYCTHFPVATVMSSTWNKDLVYSVGTSMGDEVKHYGVDVLLAPATNIMRNPLCGRNFEYYSEDPLLAGTICAAMVNGIESNDVGTSLKHFALNNQETNRTRNNVIGNPRTFREIYLKPFEIVIKEAQPWTVMTSYNLINGTMSSERCDLITEILRHEWGFKGMVMTDWFGGLSAAAQMEAGNDLLMPGKAEQVKEIRKAVLNGRLSMEILDRNVRHILEYIMQTPRFKQYVADNNPDLKGHALVARNAATEGMVLLKNNKNVLPLVQKIKNIALFGNTSYDFIAGGTGSGNVNHAYVVSLLDGLKNAGYQVDGDIQKSYIEYAPKAKANLPKPKNPLEAFLPGHFIPEMSLAELNMSAAVKNNDMAIITIGKSSGEFLDRKISDSFNLTKEEKDMISGVCNAFHKAGKKVVVILNVCGVIETKSWIGGPDAVLLSWLPGQEGGNCVADILAGKENPSGRLPMTWPVSYNDVPSKADFPNPETVKVDDVLGMFMGKGIGSKGDMKNVDYTEYNDGVYVGYRYYQTKNVPVSFPFGYGMSYTTFKYGKPVVTKDAQGNIKVLVTVKNAGKVAGKEVVQVYVAAPGKDMDKPARELRGFAKTKNLQPGESETVTIDIPYKNLASFNEVDSQWQVEAGDYKVMVAKNAADLKPLTTVITEKAGVTEKVRPCLLKEVK comes from the coding sequence ATAAAACAATTATTAGTTTCTTCATGTGTGCTTTTTTCTGCGACTTTCGTAGTTCAAGCACAGAACCCAAAGTTGGGTGTGTCTCCTATCCAGGATGTCATCAATGCGATGACTCTTGATGAGAAGATTCAGTTGGTGGTAGGTTCTACGGGTAAGTATGAGAGCCAGATGGAGGCTACCATTGGTAACCAAGGTCAGTTGGTACAGGGTGCCGCAGGTCAGGTGAATGGTATTGAGCGTCTGGGCATTCCAGCTACGGTTGTAGCCGATGGTCCTGCTGGTCTTCGCATCGACCCTAAGCGCAAGAATACCGATAAGACATTCTACTGTACCCACTTCCCTGTGGCTACAGTGATGAGCTCTACCTGGAACAAAGACTTGGTGTATTCCGTAGGTACCTCTATGGGAGACGAGGTGAAGCATTATGGCGTAGATGTCTTGTTGGCACCTGCTACCAATATTATGCGTAATCCTCTTTGTGGTCGTAACTTTGAGTATTATTCAGAAGACCCATTGTTGGCTGGTACCATTTGTGCTGCTATGGTGAATGGTATCGAGAGCAACGATGTCGGTACTTCGTTGAAGCACTTCGCACTGAACAACCAGGAGACCAATCGTACTCGTAACAATGTTATCGGTAATCCACGTACTTTCCGTGAGATTTACTTGAAACCTTTCGAAATCGTTATCAAGGAGGCTCAGCCTTGGACAGTGATGACTTCTTACAATCTCATCAATGGTACGATGTCTAGTGAGCGTTGTGACTTGATAACAGAGATTCTTCGCCATGAGTGGGGATTCAAGGGTATGGTGATGACCGACTGGTTTGGTGGTCTTAGCGCAGCTGCCCAGATGGAAGCGGGTAACGACCTGTTGATGCCAGGTAAGGCAGAACAGGTGAAGGAGATTCGCAAGGCTGTGCTCAATGGTCGCCTGTCGATGGAAATCCTCGACCGCAATGTACGCCATATCTTGGAGTATATCATGCAGACTCCTCGTTTCAAGCAGTATGTTGCCGACAACAACCCTGATTTGAAGGGACATGCTTTGGTGGCTCGCAATGCCGCTACCGAGGGAATGGTGTTATTGAAGAATAACAAGAATGTATTGCCACTCGTTCAGAAGATTAAGAACATAGCTCTCTTCGGCAATACTTCTTATGATTTCATAGCTGGTGGTACTGGTTCTGGCAATGTTAACCATGCTTATGTGGTAAGTTTGTTGGATGGTTTGAAGAATGCTGGCTATCAGGTGGATGGCGACATCCAAAAGTCATACATAGAGTATGCTCCAAAGGCAAAGGCAAATTTGCCAAAGCCAAAGAATCCTTTGGAGGCTTTCTTGCCGGGTCACTTCATCCCTGAGATGAGCCTTGCTGAATTGAATATGTCAGCTGCCGTCAAAAACAACGATATGGCAATCATCACTATTGGTAAGTCGTCTGGTGAGTTCTTGGATCGAAAGATTTCTGATAGCTTCAATCTCACCAAGGAGGAGAAGGATATGATTTCTGGCGTTTGCAACGCTTTCCATAAGGCTGGTAAGAAGGTGGTTGTCATCTTGAATGTTTGTGGCGTTATTGAGACCAAGAGTTGGATTGGCGGTCCTGATGCTGTATTGCTGTCTTGGTTGCCTGGTCAGGAGGGTGGTAACTGTGTTGCTGACATCTTGGCGGGTAAGGAGAATCCTTCTGGTCGTCTTCCTATGACATGGCCTGTAAGTTATAACGATGTTCCTTCTAAGGCTGATTTCCCTAACCCTGAGACTGTCAAGGTTGACGATGTACTTGGTATGTTCATGGGCAAGGGCATCGGTAGCAAGGGCGACATGAAGAATGTGGATTACACCGAGTATAATGATGGTGTTTATGTAGGTTATCGTTATTACCAGACCAAGAACGTGCCTGTATCTTTTCCTTTTGGTTATGGTATGAGCTATACTACCTTTAAGTATGGCAAACCTGTGGTAACGAAGGATGCACAGGGCAATATCAAGGTCCTGGTGACTGTGAAGAATGCTGGTAAGGTAGCTGGTAAGGAAGTTGTTCAGGTATATGTGGCAGCTCCTGGCAAGGATATGGATAAACCAGCCAGGGAACTTCGTGGTTTCGCCAAGACTAAGAATTTGCAGCCTGGTGAGTCGGAGACAGTTACTATCGACATCCCATACAAGAACCTGGCTTCTTTCAATGAGGTTGATAGTCAGTGGCAGGTTGAGGCTGGTGATTACAAGGTGATGGTGGCAAAGAATGCTGCCGATCTCAAGCCTCTCACTACCGTGATTACTGAGAAAGCTGGTGTAACCGAGAAGGTTCGCCCTTGCTTGCTCAAGGAAGTAAAGTAG
- a CDS encoding glycoside hydrolase family 97 protein: MKKNVLAVVLALMASIGAYAEKNTVSSPDGKLNVVVEDRDGKLYYSIDYAGKRMMEESQLGLLANVGDFSQGLTYQGKNEIKVEKSYDLRTAKVSHVDYHANQLNVTYINGKKQPMTITFNVSNNDVAFRYTFDQLKAQHIIVNEEKTAFNLPKVTTTYLCPQSDPLIGFARTKPSYEEDYKVDQPLTAKSGYGHGYTFPCLFKVGGDGWVLVSETGTHGNYPGCHISDYDAAKGYQIAFPMEKEADGIGSTSAAFILPGSTPWRTITVGSDLKPLVETTIPYDVVEPRFEASQKYGTGKYAWSWLIWQDESCNYNDQKQFIDLAATMGYEYVLVDALWDTQIGRDKIAELSKYAQSKNVSLMLWYNSNGVANDAPQGPRGIMDNIVARKKEMTWMKSIGIKGIKVDFFGGDKQHTMQQYEDILSDANDYGIQVIFHGCTLPRGWERMYPNYVSSEAVLASENVFFSDYHAKQEGFELTMHPFCRNAVAAMDWGGTIMNKYLSKDNKSRHRRYTTDVFEMASAIMNQAAILCIAIYPNNLSELPQHEIDFLKSVPTTWDETKFIAGYPGKYAVVARRHGDKWYVAGLNGTDQVMKLTLNLPMLAGKSVTYYHETASKDKKALWPVSQMKTVKVDKKGNLKVVMQPKGGLIVER, encoded by the coding sequence ATGAAGAAAAATGTTTTAGCAGTAGTGCTGGCATTGATGGCGAGCATCGGTGCATACGCAGAGAAGAATACTGTCAGCTCTCCTGATGGTAAGTTGAATGTCGTGGTAGAAGACCGCGATGGTAAACTCTATTATTCCATCGACTATGCAGGCAAGCGAATGATGGAGGAATCACAGCTCGGACTCCTTGCCAATGTAGGCGATTTCAGTCAGGGGTTGACCTATCAGGGCAAGAATGAGATAAAGGTGGAGAAGAGCTATGACCTCCGCACCGCCAAGGTTTCGCATGTAGATTATCATGCCAACCAGCTCAACGTGACATACATCAATGGTAAGAAGCAGCCAATGACGATTACCTTCAATGTAAGCAACAACGATGTGGCATTCCGTTATACTTTTGATCAACTGAAGGCTCAGCATATCATCGTAAACGAGGAGAAGACTGCCTTCAATCTTCCTAAGGTAACCACCACCTACCTCTGTCCACAGTCGGATCCGCTCATCGGTTTTGCCCGAACCAAACCAAGTTATGAAGAAGATTATAAGGTGGATCAGCCTCTTACAGCCAAGTCGGGTTATGGACATGGCTATACTTTCCCATGCCTCTTCAAGGTAGGTGGCGATGGCTGGGTATTGGTCAGCGAGACGGGTACTCACGGCAACTATCCGGGTTGTCACATCAGCGATTACGATGCTGCCAAGGGTTATCAGATAGCCTTCCCAATGGAGAAGGAGGCAGATGGCATCGGTTCTACATCGGCAGCTTTCATTCTTCCGGGTTCCACTCCATGGCGCACCATCACCGTGGGTTCAGATTTGAAGCCATTGGTAGAGACTACCATTCCATACGATGTAGTAGAGCCAAGATTCGAGGCTTCCCAGAAATACGGAACTGGTAAGTATGCCTGGAGTTGGCTCATCTGGCAGGATGAATCCTGCAACTATAACGACCAGAAGCAGTTCATCGACCTGGCTGCTACCATGGGATATGAATATGTGCTGGTTGATGCGCTCTGGGATACCCAGATTGGTAGAGACAAGATAGCAGAGTTGAGCAAGTATGCGCAGAGCAAGAATGTGAGTCTGATGCTCTGGTATAATTCCAATGGTGTGGCCAACGATGCACCTCAGGGACCTCGTGGCATCATGGATAACATCGTGGCCCGCAAGAAGGAGATGACCTGGATGAAGAGTATCGGCATCAAGGGTATCAAGGTAGATTTCTTCGGTGGCGACAAGCAGCATACCATGCAGCAGTATGAAGACATCCTTAGCGATGCCAACGATTATGGCATTCAGGTTATCTTCCATGGTTGCACCCTGCCAAGAGGTTGGGAGCGCATGTATCCTAACTATGTATCGAGCGAGGCTGTACTGGCTTCGGAGAATGTATTCTTCTCTGATTATCATGCCAAGCAGGAGGGCTTTGAGCTGACCATGCATCCATTCTGCCGCAATGCCGTGGCTGCGATGGATTGGGGTGGTACCATCATGAACAAGTATCTCTCTAAAGATAACAAGAGTCGTCATCGCCGTTATACTACTGATGTTTTCGAGATGGCTTCGGCTATCATGAACCAGGCTGCCATCCTGTGTATCGCCATCTATCCGAATAATCTCTCTGAGCTTCCTCAGCACGAGATTGATTTCCTGAAGAGCGTTCCTACAACCTGGGATGAGACCAAATTCATCGCCGGTTATCCTGGAAAATATGCCGTTGTTGCTCGTCGTCATGGTGATAAATGGTATGTGGCTGGTTTGAACGGCACCGACCAGGTGATGAAGCTCACCCTGAATCTGCCAATGCTTGCCGGCAAGAGCGTTACCTATTATCATGAAACTGCCAGCAAGGACAAGAAGGCTCTCTGGCCTGTTTCTCAGATGAAGACCGTAAAGGTGGATAAGAAGGGAAACCTGAAGGTAGTCATGCAGCCTAAGGGTGGACTGATTGTTGAAAGGTAA
- a CDS encoding RNase H family protein has translation MNKMPVNPPSWRNDTVLPLPNEVRANAWAVDAACSGNPGPMEYQCIDLQTGAQVFHYGPIHGTNNIGEFLAIVHALALMQQKGITDKIIYSDSVNAQLWVSKKQCKTKLERTPQTEQLYQVIARAENWLRTHPINIPIIKWETKKWGEIPADFGRKG, from the coding sequence ATGAATAAAATGCCCGTAAATCCTCCTTCATGGAGAAACGATACCGTTTTGCCTCTGCCCAACGAGGTAAGAGCCAACGCTTGGGCTGTGGATGCCGCATGTTCCGGCAATCCCGGTCCGATGGAATACCAATGCATCGACCTTCAGACCGGTGCCCAGGTTTTCCATTATGGTCCTATCCACGGCACCAACAACATCGGCGAGTTTCTCGCCATCGTCCATGCCCTCGCCCTGATGCAGCAGAAGGGCATTACCGACAAGATAATTTATAGCGACAGCGTGAATGCCCAGCTATGGGTAAGCAAGAAACAATGCAAGACCAAACTGGAGCGCACTCCCCAGACCGAACAGCTCTATCAGGTCATCGCCCGAGCCGAAAACTGGCTCCGCACCCACCCCATCAACATACCTATTATAAAATGGGAGACGAAGAAATGGGGCGAGATTCCAGCCGATTTCGGAAGAAAGGGATAA